In the genome of Primulina eburnea isolate SZY01 chromosome 13, ASM2296580v1, whole genome shotgun sequence, the window tgacttttaaaaactctaaaaaaaatttagatgtattcaaattttcaatagatttttaataatttcattGAATTTATTTACTTACAAATATTAAAATCTAAGATACAATTacaaattgtcaaaaattgtctTTGGTTTAACCcaaagattgatattgattgttaAAACTTCTAATTCATATGCATGTTCTTTCTCTTCTCGCATAACATCACTTATCTTCTCatcttttttcattttatttatctCTATTACTCTCTCTAATTTTCAAAAAGTATctttatataaattttattttatctttttcagatttttcattttttgtctgattattcatttaataagtttttattttaatatcataaaattATCCGAAAAAATAACGTAatttaattcttaataattgaatagtgaaataaacatgataaaaaataaaataaaaattaagattttaaaatatagttcataaaaaaatttatgatatgattgataaaataatttattttatttgttgtttacattttatttctttatcttatgatttttaattttgaaattctACAAGGTTGATAAAATTAGAATacgaattttttaataaaatgatcACAATATGTATaagaaaatcataattttttttattggctCATATAATTGAAAGTAacagtaatatttttaataaataaaattttaaaaatgtatAAACTTTTGaaagaaattgattttttaatttttttttatcattttcaacTAATTTGTAgactattatatttttataaaaaattatagaagaggtctcttgtgatacggtctcacgaatctttagctgtgagacgagtcagtcctgccgatattcacaataaaaaataatactcttaacataaaaaataatactcttaacataaaaaataatactttttttatggatgattaaAATCTATCTGAAGGGAAATATTATTTCGaatttaattgatatatttcTTTACTTAAATTATTTCTTTATCAACACGCTTTCCTTGTTGCTTTGACTAagtaaatatttaatatgattttgCCTTTCTCAGTTGATGAGATAattttcattcaaatatattCGAAGATATGTTACTTTTGAGAATGAATTGATAAGATATGATATTGGTgtttaaaaagagtttattcctaataaaacaCTTACTTTCTTTTTGTGGTAGGTTTCCTTGTAGAGATAAGTGGATTCATCAATAAATAAGAGGTCAAGGATACTTATGAGCGGCGGCTTGAATATCGATCATACATACACGGAGTGAAGATTTTTCAGAGAAGAAAAATTCTTTAAGTCGGTGCTGTTTGAAGAGTGGTGATCACCGTGTTGCTCTGAATGTTGCCAACATCTACAGACAATATCCGTAACGATGTTGACTGAATATTACATCTAATTGATCGTGTTTTCCGGGATCAagtttttctttcttatttacgttttaatattgttggtagtttttagaaagctttactttctcaaagtgttgaggaaattgatttttgtaatAATCACTAGTGATATATTTTTGTGTAAACGAgttggttttctagtgattcattgccataaggcaccgcacaagtatttatacttgtgaaaatttaatcttgtccatttatttatgttaagcgaatttgtgttacaaactttgattttccgctgcatgttgtcttagatgttgtaacatctggcacaacatttaattctgataaaacaagAATTCGCTGTTTTACATCCTATACTGATTCTGATTATTTACTAGTATCTGTCGAACAATTTATTCTAACAAGTGATATCAGAGCCtactcttgatatactaagtgctgattctggtttttgttttgtttgacaGTGAATTAATCAAATGGACACTTCATTTGCAAGCGCAACACTTCGACCACAAGTCCTAGATGGTACCAATTACAGCCTATGAAAGGTCAAAATAAGATACTACATAAAATCCATAGATGAATGGGCATGACAGCGTGTCATCAATGGATGGACTTCACCAGTCATGATAGATCAAGAGGGTGACAACTTGCCAAAACCTGAAACTGACTGGACTGCTGATGAAGTGCAAAATTCCAACTACAACTCAAAGGCCTTGAATGCTATATTTACATCGGTTGACATGAACATGTTCAGTTTAATCACAAAATGTACTTCTGCTAAAAGTGCATGGGATACTCTCCAAAGGCACTGTGAAGGTTCTGAAAGTGTGCGACAAACCAGATTGAGGATGCTCACTTCCAAATTCGAGATGATGAGGATGGAAGAATCTGAGAACATACTCGATTACGATCGTCGCCTACGGGAAATTGCTAATGAGGCATTCATTATTGGAGACTCTATCTCCAATGAGCGTCTAGTTAGCAAGGTCCTCCGTTCTCTGTCCGAAAGATTCAACCTAAAAATTTGCGCAATAGATGAGGCTAAGGAAACTTCTCCGACGTCATTGGAAGACCTTATCAGTTCACTACACATCTTTGAGATGAACCTGAACATGTAAaagaaggataaagggaagACAATCGCATTCCAAGCTTCAAATGACTCCTACAATGAACTCCTTCAAATATCTCAAGAAGTCAATGATTCTGATCTCTGCGAGGATTCTATCTCCTTTATCACAAAAAATTGGTGCTTACTTGAAAAGAATCAgagataagaagaaggatgcAAAACCATCTAAATTTCCAAGCCTTCCTGCACCTGAAAGGTCACAAAAGTACCCTGCCAAGCAACAATTTCAACCAAGGAATGAAGGCAAGGGACAATACAATTCAAAAAGGTATGATTCGGTGCAGTGTAGAGAGTGCAAGGGCTTTGGACATTATGTCAACGAATGTGCTAACAGATTGCGAAAAAGCAAAGGCTACAATGTGTCTCTAAGCGATGAAGACTCCGATGCTAAGGAGAAAACCACTGATGAAGAAAATCAAACATCCTTGATTGCTCTACTGACAGAAAATCGCAGACTACAAGTGAATCCTGTAAGTGTTGCCTAGGTGTAGCCACACCGGGCCGCAACACCTGCAGAAATTCAGTATGTTTAAAATCCACAACTTCTGGAAATTTGAGTGGAGATGATGAATCGGAAGCTGATGATGAAGAAATCACTCTTGAGAGTGTGCAAAAGCTTTATGAAGAGTTATTTGAAAATTGgaccaaaagaaacaagttGAACTCAAGTCTTATGAAGGAGAACATTGATCTAAAAGCCGTAGTTGCCAAACTTGAAGTAATCCTAAGCAAAAAAGACTTAGAACTGGGAAAGACCAAAGAAGAACTTCAAAAGGCAACTGAAACCTTGTCCAAGTTTAATTCGAGCACATCAAATCTTGAATCCATACTTTCGATGGGAAGAGATGACAAGTATGGTCTAGGGTTCAAAGACAGTGTGCATGAAACTGGTGAATCTTCAAAATCCACTGTCTTTGTGAAAGGAAAAACTGAAACATTCACACCGCCACAATCTACA includes:
- the LOC140810238 gene encoding uncharacterized protein; protein product: MIDQEGDNLPKPETDWTADEVQNSNYNSKALNAIFTSVDMNMFSLITKCTSAKSAWDTLQRHCEGSESVRQTRLRMLTSKFEMMRMEESENILDYDRRLREIANEAFIIGDSISNERLVSKVLRSLSERFNLKICAIDEAKETSPTSLEDLISSLHIFEMNLNM